The following nucleotide sequence is from Coffea eugenioides isolate CCC68of chromosome 10, Ceug_1.0, whole genome shotgun sequence.
CAAACTCTTTTAATTGAGCACATTGACGATGATGGAATGGGTAACATGTTTTCTATTATATAATGGGGTGTAACATTCATATTACACAGTTTAATACGTTGACATATATTCTTTTTAGATTATCATAATTATACTCCTAATTAAATTAAACTCTTAGAAAGGACACATGTCAATATATCACAGCGCACGTTAAACATTAATATGTAACAGAAGACCCATGGCCGAcattaaatctttttttttgtttgggggggggggggtttgagCACCAATTGCATAACTTGtctccttgacttcatgcaAAATAGATGGTGTATCCAATTTTGTTCTTTTAATCTATGGAACACTTAGCAAACTAGTTTTTAACATCGAACAACAAAGATATTTAAATCTAGCTTTCCAATCATCAGAGACAAATTTGacacttattttttttcttgattcttcttcaatttcgTTTCCCTAtaataagtttttcaaaaattagtttgGATCcttctatttttcaaaaattagtttttcaaatattataaaaaattttaaaaagtattcTAAAAGGTACTATAAAaagtagtctaaattttttttaatgtttaaaaaatatcccaaaatatattttaaaaactctactactcttaaatatttcaaaatattttctaaaaatatcccaaaatatactctaaaaactctgctacagtaaaaaattttaaaaatatcctaaaaaacagttaatccaaacggagcccgAGCTTTCGTCAATAACCAGATCCAAGCCGTAGAAAAAGCCTGTTTGGTTTTAATAATAAGAGCTTTCATCAACCACCAAACCAAAGCAACAAAGAAACCCTGTTTGGATTGATCCATAAGAGTCACGCGAACAAGAACCTTCCCAATCACATTCATTAGAAGCACTTAAAAGGGTTGCATATTATTTACACCTCATTTGCACATATTGACTTCCTTGCATaatcaacacattttttaaccatttttttatctcacgtaTGTATGTTACAAAAATTATCTCAaaaatctcctatccaaacacactctaATAGATGTGCTAGTTCTATGTTCTCATATATTGCTTAAACGTAGATACATATACATATTATGGTCCCACCTTTTCTACTGCCTATAATGTATATACTAGAGGACCTCCAAGATCAAAAGTATTACAAATCAGTGGCAGATTGAAGACCATACGAGTACGAGGGCAGTAATCACTTCGCTCAATAATATGTAGcttcaatttttattattatcatacaaaagaaaaattagacaaaggttatattaatttgattgtgctttatttcaaaattcttcaatttcttttttgttaaagttgcaatttttacttttgaaaaaaagcataatgaaactttttttaaaaaatattttttgaggGGGGCAATATGAAAGTAAGAGGAAATTTTACAAAACTTGGGAGGTGCAAATGTGGGATAAATTGGAAAATCTTAGAAACTTGTAAGTCTAATTTTTTAGTTTTGAAggctgtttttcctttttggggTGGGGTAGGGGAAGGCAATCGCCCATATTCACATACATGTGGCTCCGCCAGTACCGTTTGggacaattttttttaagtggGCAATGAGATGATTAAAGCTACAtgaaagcaaaacaaaaaatgataTGCAGAAAGGAAGACGAACGAAAATGGAGCTAGGGGTGGATCTAAACATAAGCAATGTATCATTTGTTGTCTATGCGGGATGACAAATATGTAAAACACAACAAGAAGGTTCGTTCTGGTCATCTCTTACACATTTTGACAAACATGTAGCATGCATCCCAGTCATCTAAAATTTACCCATAAACAGGATTCGTGCTTGTTCCCTAGGTTAAGGCTATCAAAATCACCAATATCCAACAGAAGCCAGAAAGGAGTATTCCTATCAAGATTCCTCTTCTGGACTCGAACACGGTACATGAATATTTGTCAGGGGGCATCACAATATGATTGGAGTTGACTCAGAACCCCACGTCATTCTAGCATTTCTACTTAGGAACCATGTCAGTTCACCTGCAGTTATCAGGTTTGTGTCTGCAAGAAAATCTGATATGATGATCAAATGGTTCACGGGCCAAGTGCCAAAATGCAACAAAAATCCAATTTTCATCGCAATTTAAGTATAGAATCTTAATTTTAGGAGTTCTTGAATTACAAAActgaaagcaaataaatggtCACATTCAAACGTACATTACAGCAAGACTCATCCAAGACTTCAAAAACAAGGCAACAAGATGAAGAGGTGAAAACCTGACCTTTCAACAAAAGGAAATACATGGCTCTAGATTTGATCCAGCTGAGTTACCTAGCACAAACATAATACCTTTGATCACCTTGTTTCTCAGTACTAGATTGGCCAAGAGACCTGTGGCCTTGTGTTCATCACAGATAAACTTTGCTCAAAGGAGTATTTGAGCAAAGTCAAAAGGCACTGAAACAAAGCAATGCAAAGAGCTTATGCCAGTTGAATGTTGTTGCGTGGAGCTAGAGCTAGGTAACTAGGCTTTATCAATGCAGAACAGAGAAGAAAACAACGAGAGACAGAAGCTTCAGCGCTTCCATTTGATGAATTCATTTGGAGGAGCAAAAGACAAAAGCTAGTGAGCATGAAATCCCGCAAAAAAGCATTCTTTAAGTTTCTTGCAAGATGAAGCATTAAAAGATGGATTCAGGGACTGGAAGTCAGAAGGGTTTTACTATCCTGTCAAAGAAGCACTTGATGAGCGTGTTTGCTTGGCCATCACTATTCTGGAGGATAAACAATGAgcttaatcggtttagtttcatTAGCCTTTTGCAGTCCAAGCATTTTTGATCGTTGTGAAAAAATTCTCCTGGCAGATGAAACTAGCTTATCATTCGTACGTTCCAGGTTAATCTTCTCCAGGTTCTTCATGTGGACAAAGTCAGGTGGGATCTGTATAAGTGTTCTGCAGTGCTTGAGGATAAGGTATCTGAGTTCTGGGAAATTAGTGGCTTTAGCCAACCAACACTCTAAATCTGTAGCTCCAATGAACAAAACTTTTAGAGAATGAAAACCTCCTTCTTCTGTGCGCCAATCCTTCCCCACAAAAGCATTGTCCTTCAACTTGAGAACCTCAAGATACCGAAGCTTTCCAAGTATAGGCATATGAACTTCCCAATGTAGCCTTGTGTTATGCAGACTCAACCTTGTTAGTGTTCTTGGAAATTTGTGTGGTTGAGGAAGGACAAGCTGCCTCTGGTTTCCATCATCAGTATCATGATGTAACTTCAGAGTTTCAAGGGAGTCTAGCTTGCAATGACTCTGAAACAAACTAGACTCACCATTGGCCTCCACAAGAGTGCCTAAATTCCCGCGTACACCAAGCTTCCTGAGTTTCTTAGTCCTTCCAAACACTTCATTCTTAAGACTTCCAGGTGAAACAGTAGACAAAGTCTGTAGGTTTTCGCTGCCAGAGGATTGCTTCTTACACTTAGGCAAGCATGTGGTGGTATTAGTATGCAGATGCCTTAGCTTTGTCATCTCCCAAATGTCCGCTTCTATTTTTAGGGTGGGGAATGTTGTGTGAACGATAAGGGTTTCCAAGTTGGTCAAGGCAGACATTCTACTTGGAAGGGTGTGAAGTTCGCAATAGATGGCAATAAACTTTAGAAGAACAAGTTCAAGTAATTTGGTGGGAAAACGTTTATAGGGAAGCTTGATGGATAAAATATCCAACACTCGGACTAGTTTGAAGGGCTTAAATACGCTTGAAATTGGGCAGAGATCTTTGTCCAATGTAGTTTCATCCAGGCCAAAGCTCAAGAAAGATCGGACTTTCTCACCATGCTGTTTCTGTTTTTCACAATCCGAAATATACTGCAAGAAGTGAGAGTTAATGCAGCAAAGGCGATGACTGGAAGATGAAATGGCACCCATACCATGAATTACTTGGAAAAGTTCTTCTGCTTTGGCTGTCTTCCTGCAGAAGTCACGCAGCGTGTCATGGAGCCGACACGTCTTAATCCGACCACTTAAAGTTCTCTGTCCCACCATCACTAAATTCCTGTCAACCAATTCCTCTAAACATCGTTCTGCTATTCTCTCCAGGCTTGCTGTCTCATAATGCAGAATGAATGTTTCAGCAATCCATAGTTGCAACAGTTTTGACACTTGAATCTCCATATCTTCAGGGAAGACACCAAGGTATAGAAAACATGCTTTGAGCATATGAGGCAAGTTATCATAACTCCTCCTTATTAAATCATCGATATTCTTTTGGTTTTGACCAATTTTTTTCTGGTCATCACCAACAAACTGAGCCACACCAAGATGCACATCCTCCCACCACTTTGCATCTTTAGCATGAATCTTAAGAATACCTGCTGTTACCACGACTGCTAGTGGTAGCCCAGCACATTTATCCAGAATTTTTGTTTCAAGCAATTGCAGTTCCTCTGGTGggcatttgttttccttgaaaACCTTTGTCCTCAATAACTCTTCAGCCTCTTCTGGTTTCATCAGTCTCAATGGATAGGGTTCACTACTTGTTTTAGCACAATTGGCCACAGACACAAGTCTAGTAGTTATTAACACCCTACTACCCTTGCTGTTGTCTGGAAATGCATCCTTGATATCATCCCATACCTTTGTGTCCCAAACATCATCCATGACAATCAAATACTTACCTGTCAATTTCTCTTGGACCTCGGCAACTAAATCATTCTCGGATACATCTTGATCTCTAGTTTTCTTGTCGAAGTATCTTAGTATACCAAGAAGCACTTTTTTCTTGTCATATTGTTGCGAAACACTGACAAATATACGAGTGAAAAAATGATATTCTATTCTTGGGTCATTCAAGACCTTTCTTGCAAGTGTAGTCTTTCCCAGACCAACCATGCCATGAATTGAAACAACTTCTAGCTGCTTTGACGCATTATGTAGCTCTGCCTTAGATGTGCTTGGTGGCTTTGACTCGCTATGTTGCCCTGTCTCACACTTGCTTTGCTCCTCTACTGCAGATTTGCTTTCAACTAGTTCTTTCCCACCGAGAAGTTCCAGTACATCATCAGCTGCATCATCAAATCCAATTATTCTGTCTCCCTCTTGATTGCTACCAGCCTATTAGCatgaaagtaaagaaaatcTCGTTCAGACTAAAATGCAAACCACAACGTTGAATCAGAATAAATTAAGGTGGGCTAGTACCCTCTGTACCCTTGAAATATTGAGACTTTGATGCTTTGCACCTTAACTTTGTGATGAATCAATAAGCAAAGGGCTATTATTTTGCCGCTTTTGACCCAATTAAGAGTTCAGGTATAATTGAGCTCCCATTAAAATTACTATATACGTCAAGATTGTAACTTGTTTCCTAAAACATACAATTCATAGAATCTTGGATTTAGCTATCAATTTGGTCAAACTGCCAAGAAGACAAATGGGTTCAGATACTTATTTGTTAGCAACAATTCTAATACTCTTATAATTATTAACACTTCAACATTTTGAAGGTGCAATTCAATTAGAAAAGAAGCAACTGCTAGTTCGAAACAGAAGATAAATGATAAACGCTACAGCCGAGGAGACCTTGGTCTAACAGATAAGGTTGAAATCCAAAGAATGAGAGGTTCTGAGTTCAAATCCATCATCCCCTCCCCACTTCTCTAAATCCCGTCCCTCTACTgaaaaaataagcaaataaataatGATAAAAAAGCTGCAAATTCTTCATCCAAGGAACTTGAAATATGATATTTCCAAACATTAGAATTGCTCATGTAAATTGCAATTTAGTATTATTTGATAATCAACTAGTACCTTATTGTCTTCAGAAGTTGAATTATCTTTCTTGATCTCTTCCATTGTCCAGGTGGGGATGCCAATCCCTCTGTTGTCATCCTCTGCTTTCTTCATTTTCATACTCAGGTTCAGCACGTCCTTACCAGTATTCCTCAGATTGTTCAGGTGATCGAAGACCCCTACTGCTTTCTTGAATATGTTCTTGTTGGTGTACACTAACTTGTCAACAATATGCGTTTCTAGGACATCTTCAACTTCGCGGGCAAGACGCCTGAAGTCGCCCGCCAGCTTCCTGAGGACCTCGTTATCGTAGTGCTCTTCACCGTACTTGTCCATGAAGGTCTTCAAGAGATCCAGGTCACTGCACAGTTCGTCCAGTTTGGTATCATTACTGCTTATCAGTTTACGATTGTCTTGGATCAACTGCAGCACATTTTGTAAGATGAATCGCACTCCAACCCCAACAGCCGTTTCCATCTCTCACCGACTCTTGATTTCTCGGGCGAAATGAAGGgtgccttttttcttttttgggttaaagaagTGAAGGGTCCTTTGATGAATGCATATAACATATGGAGGGTCTTAGCTAGTTGTGAAACGTTGACTGAGGTCACCAGCTACTTTGACTAGTTGAAATCACTCGACCAATAAGCAGTTTGCACTGTGCACTGTGCACAATGATTGGGGTTTGTTGCAATATGCACCTCTAACTATAACCGATTAGCAAATTGCACCATGATTAATGATTTTAGCATTTTTAAGCATCTTATACTATCAATTTCTAACATATTGACTAATTGATTGGAAATCATTAAATTTTGATAGCTAATATTGACTGAAAGGGCTTTTTAGCCCTGAATAAATAAATGAGAGAATTTTAGTAATCAAGTGCAAATTAGATGTAATTAAGATCTTTAAGTTGAACTAATGAGAAGTGCTAGGCAGTTCAAGGTGGAAAGACCGAAAGAGTGTAGGGAGGGGTGAAaaggtaaaaaaataaaaaaaaaaattgatttgagaGATGTACAAGACATTAATAGTGTAAAGTgctaaagtttataaatttggGTGCAAAGTGAAAATGAATTATAGTTGAGGGGTGCATATTGTAATTAATCCTAATTGTTGCCTTGTGGCTTGTCACATTGAACAGAAGATATTTATGCTAAGCTCGCCTTCTTAATACTTAAtgtatttaaattttaatatattaaaataCGTTTGAttatcaaaaattaaatatttgaattaattaagtgtcattgaattttctagacaaaacttgctttaaaaaataagtgataagtgaataacttatcactgaatatgatatacactcaaatatacttgatttaatacttaacaatttaataacttaatgaattcaaatttcaaatatcagattttagttttcaaatttcaattttatcaaacgcaccctaaatAGTAGTATACTTTGCTGGTGTCCATCTTGCACGAGCTTGTAGTTAATACAACTTGTTATTGGTAAGGTGAGGTTAAATTACAACCTTTTCAGTTTTATCTTAATGATATTCTTGATAAGTTTTAATACAAGCAACATAAATCATCGTGCACCAAAGGTGGGGATTTAGAATTGAAAGATATAAATTTAACCTCTTTGTTATTAGTGGTTCTGGACTAAAAAATGATCCTGCGCTTTGGTATTTAGCCACTTTCTGATTTTTGTCATGAGACTTggtaaaagagaaagaaagatttTTCTCATGTATTATGATCACGTCTACCTAGCAAAGATTTTTCTCATGTATTATGATCACGTCTACCTAGCAatcatgtaatttttttttttgatttggtTGTACTATACtgcctccgtcccactttgatagtattagttcttttttcacacagtttaagaaaaaataattaactttgttggaacaatcaatttaggtagctattttcctaaaataccctcacattaattagagtacaactttatgggaacttgaattgatggtaaaaaaagaataaactctcattaaatggggtaggtttatagtaacaacaatttacattgaataagggtattttagaaaaattaaaatacaactacatttttCGATTGGAAAGTaaactacaatttgggacagacgaaaaaggaaaacaggactatcaaagtgggacggagggattATTATTAAACTTTATGTGAGGTAGGTGAAAGTTCACTATCTCTGAATGTGAAAGGCCATTAGTTTATTACCAGTATTCTTGGTTGGCTTCCACTCAAGAACCATGAAAAATTACGCTGAAATTTGCTTGTTTGTTTATCATGATCACGTCTACCTAGGAATTTTGCAAATCTGTAAATTAGTAGTACATGATGCAAATAAATGCAATCATAATATGAGCAATGTGGACGGTCACTGTGGCCAAATGTAAACCGTCATCAATTTATGTAATAAATGTTTGGAACATATATTGGctatttctttttccccttttgatACATGAAATGTATTTGCATTTCAATCACAAATCAATGTGGATGATGAAAATAGACATACTAAGACCCGAAGTATCATTTCTCCGAACCAGGGAAGAAGAGTAAGTTTTTTTTGTTCGTTGACAAGAGAATCCACAGCTGCTATCCGAGAGTGTGTATTAGGTAAATCTCGTTCCGTGCAATAGCCTGCCAATCACATGAATGGATAAGATGCACTAGACAACTCCTGTACGATGGATAGATGTCTTAGAAGAGGTTCGAATCCGGATTGACCAGAAGACATGACACCAATACTACTATTTCAACCAATTCAAGGGACTAGAAGCGAAAGGTTTTGCCTGTTAAGCTAAACATTGAGAAGCCATATTGCAAGTCCTACTAACCCCATTAATATCATGAATACTAAGTTGGAGAATTGCTAGTTTAGTATCATCAATTAGACCCCCTGTCCATGTCCCATGCTCCTCCTGCATAGTAACGCCTTGACAATGGTTGCCGAATCTTCTCAATCCGGCCATTGTGTCTATTTTGTACTTTATGCTGCAAATTCAAGAAATATTAAAAGTTAACCATTTGCTCACACTTCGTTAATCATCTGCAATTTCAAGCATTTAAATTATCAAGACATGCTCTCAAATTAATAAGAACTTTTCCATGCATGCGCTAACGTGGACAACCTCTCTTtcactttctttttcaaataattctttattttgtcaaaaaaatttaGTTTAGAATTTTTACCTTCGTTTGAGCGTCCTAAACATTAAATTGTTCCAATCACTTTTCAGCTCTTTTAGCCTTTGTTTTTCAAATCAGACTAGACTAGCCAGTTCAACCAGTCAAACTGAAAATTGGAAGGCCATCCGATCTGAGTTAGTGCAAAAAATTGGGTGTTTAAAACTCTGTCAAAACTTAGGTTAAACTGGAAATCAGGAGAAACTGAAAAGAT
It contains:
- the LOC113749537 gene encoding putative late blight resistance protein homolog R1C-3, which gives rise to METAVGVGVRFILQNVLQLIQDNRKLISSNDTKLDELCSDLDLLKTFMDKYGEEHYDNEVLRKLAGDFRRLAREVEDVLETHIVDKLVYTNKNIFKKAVGVFDHLNNLRNTGKDVLNLSMKMKKAEDDNRGIGIPTWTMEEIKKDNSTSEDNKAGSNQEGDRIIGFDDAADDVLELLGGKELVESKSAVEEQSKCETGQHSESKPPSTSKAELHNASKQLEVVSIHGMVGLGKTTLARKVLNDPRIEYHFFTRIFVSVSQQYDKKKVLLGILRYFDKKTRDQDVSENDLVAEVQEKLTGKYLIVMDDVWDTKVWDDIKDAFPDNSKGSRVLITTRLVSVANCAKTSSEPYPLRLMKPEEAEELLRTKVFKENKCPPEELQLLETKILDKCAGLPLAVVVTAGILKIHAKDAKWWEDVHLGVAQFVGDDQKKIGQNQKNIDDLIRRSYDNLPHMLKACFLYLGVFPEDMEIQVSKLLQLWIAETFILHYETASLERIAERCLEELVDRNLVMVGQRTLSGRIKTCRLHDTLRDFCRKTAKAEELFQVIHGMGAISSSSHRLCCINSHFLQYISDCEKQKQHGEKVRSFLSFGLDETTLDKDLCPISSVFKPFKLVRVLDILSIKLPYKRFPTKLLELVLLKFIAIYCELHTLPSRMSALTNLETLIVHTTFPTLKIEADIWEMTKLRHLHTNTTTCLPKCKKQSSGSENLQTLSTVSPGSLKNEVFGRTKKLRKLGVRGNLGTLVEANGESSLFQSHCKLDSLETLKLHHDTDDGNQRQLVLPQPHKFPRTLTRLSLHNTRLHWEVHMPILGKLRYLEVLKLKDNAFVGKDWRTEEGGFHSLKVLFIGATDLECWLAKATNFPELRYLILKHCRTLIQIPPDFVHMKNLEKINLERTNDKLVSSARRIFSQRSKMLGLQKANETKPIKLIVYPPE